In Francisella orientalis FNO12, the sequence GATTAAGTGGTCCAGCAATTTTACAAATATCATCTTATTGGCACTCGGGAGAGAGTATCGAAATTAATCTTTCCCCAAATGTAAATATTAGTGATTTTTTAACTTCAAAAAAAGAACAAGGCTCAAAAGTCATCCTAAAAAATACTCTATCGGAACTGCTACCGAAAAATCTCCTTAGTACATTTTTTGAAGACTCTCTACTTGAAAAAAGATTATGTGATTTATCTGCAGAACAGATAAATAAAACTCACCAACAGCTCCATCAATGGATAGTATATCCACAAACTACAGAGGGCTATCGTACCGCAGAAGTTACATTAGGTGGTATTAGTTGTGATGAAATATCATCAAAAACTCTTGAAGCAAATAGAGTCAAAGGTTTATACTTTATTGGTGAGGTTATTGATGTAACTGGATGGCTAGGTGGATATAATTTTCAGTGGGCTTGGGCTTCTGGATGGGCCTCAGGACAAGTTGTATAAATCTAATCGCTGAGCTATAATTAACTAAATATTTTTCGGGTCAAATATTCTAATATGAAAATACCTAACGAGAAAGAATTCGCTATAAAAAAAGCTATTCTAAAAGCCCTTGAGCAAGGCTATAGCGTTGCTCAGTTAGCGGATGGTTTTGGAGTTTCTAGAAGCCTGATATACAAATATCGTAGAGTACTTAGAGATCAAGGTTTCATCAGAAAAAATGAAAATGATATGTATGTCATTACTGAGAATAAATTTTCTATGAAACCAGAAACTCCTAAGACCGCTAGTCTTGATCTAAAATATGCTGAGTTAAGTGACCCTGATACTTATTCTGAACAAAATCAACCTATCGAAACTGTAGATAATGAAACTTTTTCTGATGAAAGCCATCTGCAAGATAATAGTTTAGCAACTATAGAATCAATTCAAGATTCCGTAGAACAAATGCAAAGACTTAATGAACTCAAAAAAGCTAATAAATTAAGAGCAAAAAAAGGTTTTTTGAATAAGGTCTTTGGAAAAATTAAAAAAATTATTTAGTAAAGGAACTACCATGTCAAAACTTATAGAAAATATTGCGGAATTTGCACATAAAAATTACATATCAGAAGAAACTGTAAAAGAATTAATTACTCATTTCACTAATGATGCTGAGAAAATTCAGAAATTTATTCTAGAAAAAACAGAATGAATTTTTGATGCTAACATTAGAAATTTAGAACTTAAGGAAGCTCTTAAGAACCTTAAATAACTTTTTCTTCTGAGATAATTATCTAAGCCACTTGCTTTTGGCTAGTATTTCCCAAATTCTTCAATGAGTTTTTAGCATTAACAATATTTGGACTATAAATATCCTTAGAATCTTCTAGAGCCTTTCTTACTGTACTTATATCTTGCTCTGGAAACTGCGACTCTTGTAAATTAGCATATAACAACGCAATAATACTAGTAACATGAGGAGTAGCCACAGATGTACCCTGCATATAGCCATACTCATAATTATTTAATGTAGAGTAAATCTGTGCTGTTTTGCCATAATTATAACTATCACCACCAGGAGCTCTAACAACTAGACTGTTTACTCTCCATTTTAGAATTCCATCCGGAGCATAGTATGTAGAGTAAGGTGCTAACAATCCTTTTGGTCCTGTAGATTCAACAACTATCGCATTTATATCTCTACAACCTGATGGTATGTCATTAAATAGATTTTTACCATCATTACCTGCAGCAATAACTACCGTGACACCTCTTTAATGTGCAGCCTGAATAGCCTCTTTCCATGCTGGGCATAATGTACCCATGTAGTTATCTCTCCACTCATCTTGACTAACTATAAGCTGTCCAGTATATGGATCAATCCTAGACATTCCCAGACTTAGATTAATAACTTTAACGGGTGCTTTGTTGTTCTCTAAATATTGGCCACTACTATTTTTTGCATATACCCGTGCTCCAGCTGCCCATTTGACAGATTCTAATATAGCATAGGTATCACCACTGCCATCATCTCCTAGAGCTCTAATAGGCAAAATTTTAATACCACCTATTTGGCCCTGCCACACCTTTAACTTTAGGGCCATTTGCAGCTACTGTCCTTGCTACATGTGTACCATGAAAACTACCATTATCATAGATATTACTAGATACTCTAAGCTCTCTATTTTTCATAAAAAAATAATAATGCTTATAATCTCTATCTATCTTTTTTGATATATCTTCAGGAGCGGCATAAGCTAATCCTGAATCAATTACTGCAACATCAACTCTCTTTGAGTTATCTAAAACCAAGTCCCATGCTCCGTATGCATCAATTCCACCAGTGACTTCTTTAGGGCTCTTCATATCCCATTGTTGTCCCCAGCTTATGATGTTATTTTGAAAATCAGCTGCATTAGTCGCTTGTGT encodes:
- a CDS encoding FTL_1293 family small RNA FtrC-regulated protein — its product is MKIPNEKEFAIKKAILKALEQGYSVAQLADGFGVSRSLIYKYRRVLRDQGFIRKNENDMYVITENKFSMKPETPKTASLDLKYAELSDPDTYSEQNQPIETVDNETFSDESHLQDNSLATIESIQDSVEQMQRLNELKKANKLRAKKGFLNKVFGKIKKII
- a CDS encoding S8 family serine peptidase, with product MAAGNDGKNLFNDIPSGCRDINAIVVESTGPKGLLAPYSTYYAPDGILKWRVNSLVVRAPGGDSYNYGKTAQIYSTLNNYEYGYMQGTSVATPHVTSIIALLYANLQESQFPEQDISTVRKALEDSKDIYSPNIVNAKNSLKNLGNTSQKQVA
- a CDS encoding S8 family serine peptidase → MYALAYANDIELIVKYKDNQNKTGAVFSANAVGTSQAQNYQVLEEIDSRTKIVKVSDAQPLQPTTTSLKTQSSRAAQKASNSNAYAAAKSFMDSNPNVEYAIPKNSKMYAYDLNNTQATNAADFQNNIISWGQQWDMKSPKEVTGGIDAYGAWDLVLDNSKRVDVAVIDSGLAYAAPEDISKKIDRDYKHYYFFMKNRELRVSSNIYDNGSFHGTHVARTVAANGPKVKGVAGPNRWY